A single genomic interval of Demequina sp. NBRC 110054 harbors:
- a CDS encoding glycosyltransferase family 2 protein, which produces MARTLKVEATYTDLPEVLHRLAATKARAAEIECEHVDVLRRLAIPTVEGTKFQRVTFEVPGWTRPLIDWNGKVGFIAGTSHTEVTLPARRGTARVVIETRGGRSLAVFARAAYAALAPSRSGHGAGMPEIVTVDGLSPRALGLFESPNPLSLLDTKEPHLLEGVRLPRADVAVTDDPAVAASLTATLADPTRIKTAEVELIEVSTAEPRARVDLHVHRPTGWLLNFEAPRQRVDDIRWNLGEVSTLTVDRGDLEPFEIELPMGEPLTARHIDRLHLLEEISLDGVPAPQGSREAFDLGERLVELSASGVILHSLPAQVADGVVGADSALVEMWQQPYTPALGLTRDRRSVAQRRQALRSHSPLLLAAEQGGAHRALAVPSVSLVMSSMRPDRVLKTLRDLDAQTYPNLEIVLVGHGRPIPAELRAQEFSHPVHFVEVPSDVPFGTALATGARRSSGDLVMKVDDDDLYGAEFVWDIVLAYLYSSANIVGKTTEYMHVEGIGQTFHRKFAAERYSRQVAGGAMLMSRGDLEASGGWRPTTNSTDRSVQLRFFREGMIGYRTSSLGYVYIRHDDGHTWHVDMGSLIQNAFEQWAGLPTDIYPGRQATRP; this is translated from the coding sequence ATGGCGAGAACGCTGAAGGTTGAGGCGACCTACACCGATCTGCCCGAGGTGCTTCATCGGCTCGCGGCCACCAAGGCGCGCGCGGCGGAGATCGAGTGCGAGCACGTCGACGTCCTGCGTCGGCTCGCCATCCCGACGGTTGAGGGAACGAAGTTCCAGCGCGTCACCTTCGAGGTGCCCGGCTGGACCAGGCCGCTCATCGACTGGAACGGCAAGGTCGGCTTCATCGCAGGGACCAGCCACACCGAGGTGACGCTGCCCGCCCGGCGGGGAACGGCGCGCGTGGTGATCGAGACGCGCGGCGGCCGCAGCCTCGCGGTGTTCGCGCGCGCCGCGTACGCCGCGCTCGCGCCGAGCCGGTCGGGACACGGCGCGGGCATGCCGGAGATCGTGACCGTCGACGGCCTGTCTCCGCGTGCGCTCGGGCTCTTCGAGTCCCCCAACCCCCTGTCCCTGCTGGACACGAAGGAGCCGCACCTGCTCGAGGGGGTGCGCCTCCCGCGCGCCGATGTCGCCGTGACCGACGACCCCGCGGTGGCGGCGTCGCTCACCGCGACCCTCGCGGACCCCACGCGCATCAAGACCGCCGAGGTCGAGCTGATCGAGGTCTCCACCGCGGAGCCTCGCGCTCGGGTCGACCTCCACGTGCACCGCCCGACGGGTTGGCTCCTGAACTTCGAGGCGCCCAGGCAGCGGGTCGATGACATCCGCTGGAACCTCGGCGAGGTGAGCACCCTCACGGTCGACCGCGGCGACCTCGAGCCCTTCGAGATCGAGCTCCCGATGGGCGAGCCCCTCACGGCCCGACACATCGACCGCCTCCACCTGCTCGAGGAGATCTCGCTCGACGGCGTCCCTGCACCGCAGGGCTCCCGTGAGGCCTTCGACCTCGGCGAGCGACTCGTGGAGCTGTCGGCGTCGGGAGTCATCCTGCACTCGCTGCCCGCCCAGGTGGCCGATGGCGTCGTCGGCGCGGATTCCGCGCTCGTGGAGATGTGGCAGCAGCCGTACACGCCCGCTCTCGGCCTCACGCGCGACCGTAGGTCCGTCGCCCAGCGGAGGCAGGCTCTCCGCAGCCACTCGCCGCTGCTGCTCGCAGCCGAACAGGGCGGCGCGCATCGGGCGCTGGCTGTCCCGTCGGTGTCGCTCGTGATGTCGAGCATGCGGCCCGACCGAGTCCTGAAGACCCTCCGCGACCTCGACGCGCAGACCTATCCGAACCTCGAGATCGTGCTTGTCGGTCACGGCAGGCCGATCCCCGCCGAGCTTCGCGCGCAGGAGTTCTCCCACCCCGTGCACTTCGTCGAGGTGCCTTCCGACGTCCCCTTCGGCACCGCGCTCGCGACCGGCGCGCGCAGGTCGAGCGGCGACCTCGTGATGAAGGTCGACGACGACGACCTCTACGGGGCGGAGTTCGTGTGGGACATCGTCCTCGCCTACCTCTACTCCTCGGCGAACATCGTCGGCAAGACGACCGAGTACATGCACGTGGAGGGCATCGGGCAGACCTTCCACCGCAAGTTCGCGGCGGAGCGCTACAGCCGGCAGGTCGCTGGCGGCGCGATGCTCATGTCGCGAGGCGACCTCGAGGCCTCCGGCGGATGGCGTCCGACGACCAACTCGACGGACCGCAGCGTGCAGCTGCGCTTCTTCCGCGAGGGGATGATCGGCTACCGCACGTCGAGCCTCGGGTACGTCTACATCCGCCACGACGACGGTCACACCTGGCACGTGGACATGGGATCCCTGATCCAGAACGCCTTCGAGCAGTGGGCGGGCCTGCCCACGGACATCTATCCTGGTCGGCAAGCGACGCGTCCCTGA
- a CDS encoding LGFP repeat-containing protein translates to MTFPGQCKTYPATRLLAALLATLLSATLVVGVGAQEAEAASSFDAGNIIDDSVFFDSDSMTVTQIQAFLDKKGGDLADYVTSTRYKADDDYCDGYSAKSGQTAAQIIKGVSNSCDISPRVLLVTLQKETSLVTRTNTSAWYYKRAMGYGCPDSNLSTSVDANQDGCYDWAEGFFQQVYHMAKQFQLYAKKPNSYSYKAGESNKIKYNPYCSGYSWVYIENQATAGLYNYTPYQPNDAVLNGTSGSCKAYGNYNFYTLFTSWFGSTHGKSIDANLLDEWRDRGGLDGPGLPTAKAVTTSLGTYQKFQKMYLFVDNDGNGFRMNRNGTLTDAYFASGGPKGDWGFPARDPVKNDGNFRIEFTNLNAYSYDGMVLTSTRVVNWDIVPAWAAVGGTEATGSSVDGAVGSGTTRYQQFENGTVYRKGDDSALLNESGPITVAFLAAGGVDGDWGWPLESPRNRKGIWSAKFDNLIAYNDDGTVDTASRYMNGRIAPAWFALGGSAVVGSPERNPVTHDGTMQQKFDEGDIYVYDDGTYSYLADDSALGVKYAQKGGTTSWWGWPIRASITKDDMARQVFEDANVYLYEDAVLWSKRVVTWKIVPAWASVGGYSVTGGSVDAAVTTSEGTYQEFREGYVFVDDEGDAAFLPTGGPLTKAYEKQGWVDGEWGWPISGSTKIDGVFTVEFTNATVYNDSGVITVEWK, encoded by the coding sequence TTGACCTTCCCAGGCCAGTGCAAGACCTACCCGGCGACCCGGCTCCTCGCCGCCCTCCTCGCCACCCTTCTCAGCGCCACCCTCGTCGTCGGCGTCGGGGCGCAGGAGGCCGAGGCCGCATCGTCCTTCGACGCGGGCAACATCATCGACGACTCGGTCTTCTTCGACTCGGACTCGATGACCGTGACGCAGATCCAGGCCTTCCTCGACAAGAAGGGCGGCGACCTCGCCGACTACGTGACGAGCACCCGCTACAAGGCCGACGACGACTACTGCGATGGCTACTCCGCGAAGTCCGGTCAGACCGCCGCCCAGATCATCAAGGGCGTGTCGAACAGCTGCGACATCAGCCCCCGCGTGCTGCTAGTGACGCTCCAGAAGGAGACCAGCCTCGTCACCCGCACCAACACGAGTGCCTGGTACTACAAGCGCGCGATGGGCTACGGCTGCCCCGACAGCAACCTCAGCACCTCCGTGGACGCGAACCAGGACGGCTGCTACGACTGGGCCGAGGGCTTCTTCCAGCAGGTCTATCACATGGCCAAGCAGTTCCAGCTGTACGCGAAGAAGCCGAACAGCTACTCCTACAAGGCCGGCGAGAGCAACAAGATCAAGTACAACCCGTACTGCAGCGGCTACTCGTGGGTGTACATCGAGAACCAGGCGACCGCCGGGCTGTACAACTACACCCCGTACCAGCCCAACGACGCCGTGCTCAACGGCACCTCGGGCAGCTGCAAGGCCTACGGCAACTACAACTTCTACACGCTCTTCACCAGCTGGTTCGGGTCGACCCACGGCAAGTCCATCGACGCCAACCTGCTGGACGAGTGGCGCGATCGCGGGGGCCTCGACGGTCCGGGCCTGCCGACCGCGAAGGCCGTCACCACATCGCTCGGGACCTACCAGAAGTTCCAGAAGATGTACCTCTTCGTCGACAACGACGGCAACGGCTTCCGCATGAACCGCAACGGCACGCTGACCGACGCCTACTTCGCGTCGGGCGGGCCCAAGGGCGACTGGGGCTTCCCCGCACGCGACCCGGTGAAGAACGACGGCAACTTCCGCATCGAGTTCACGAACCTCAACGCCTACTCCTACGACGGCATGGTGCTGACCAGCACGCGCGTCGTGAACTGGGACATCGTCCCGGCGTGGGCGGCCGTGGGCGGCACCGAGGCGACCGGCAGCTCGGTCGACGGAGCGGTCGGCAGCGGCACGACGCGCTACCAGCAGTTCGAGAACGGCACCGTGTACCGCAAGGGCGACGACTCGGCGCTGCTCAACGAGTCGGGACCGATCACGGTCGCGTTCCTCGCGGCGGGCGGCGTCGACGGCGACTGGGGATGGCCGCTCGAGAGCCCGCGGAACCGCAAGGGGATCTGGTCAGCCAAGTTCGACAACCTCATCGCGTACAACGATGACGGCACCGTCGACACCGCGTCGCGCTACATGAACGGCCGGATCGCGCCCGCCTGGTTCGCCCTGGGCGGCAGCGCGGTCGTCGGCAGCCCCGAGCGCAACCCCGTCACGCATGACGGCACGATGCAGCAGAAGTTCGACGAGGGCGACATCTACGTCTACGACGACGGCACCTACTCGTACCTCGCAGACGACTCCGCGCTCGGCGTGAAGTACGCCCAGAAGGGCGGGACCACTTCGTGGTGGGGCTGGCCCATTCGCGCGAGCATCACCAAGGACGACATGGCCCGCCAGGTGTTCGAAGACGCGAACGTGTACCTCTATGAGGACGCGGTGCTGTGGAGCAAGCGCGTCGTGACTTGGAAGATCGTGCCGGCCTGGGCGAGCGTGGGCGGCTACTCCGTCACGGGAGGCTCGGTCGACGCAGCCGTGACCACGTCGGAGGGCACGTACCAGGAGTTCAGAGAGGGCTATGTCTTCGTCGACGACGAGGGCGATGCCGCGTTCCTCCCCACGGGCGGGCCCCTCACGAAGGCCTACGAGAAGCAGGGCTGGGTGGATGGCGAATGGGGTTGGCCGATCAGCGGATCCACGAAGATCGATGGCGTGTTCACCGTCGAGTTCACGAACGCGACGGTCTACAACGACTCCGGCGTCATCACGGTGGAGTGGAAGTGA
- a CDS encoding UTP--glucose-1-phosphate uridylyltransferase, translated as MSDAAGLTAAQTKMKEAGVSQAAIDVFTHYYGELEAGATGLILEDTIEPLLDPAKLDDVDISEEAANEALAKTAIIKLNGGLGTSMGMDRAKSLLPVRDGKSFLDLIAEQITKARGASGARLPLLLMNSFRTTEDSLAELASHEDLALEGLPLDFLQNKEPKLLVDGLTPAEWPQDPELEWCPPGHGDIYTAILASGALDALLDAGFRYACVSNSDNLGAVPSAKLAGWFAASGAPYAAELCPRTAMDRKGGHLAIRKSDGQLILRDTAQTAEDEMHFFTDEFHHPFFHTNNLWWDLEKLKAALTERGAVLGLPLIRNKKTVDPTDKESPEVFQIETAMGAAIEVFEGATAIVVGRDRFLPVKTTNELLLLRSDAYTLDEDGALRLAVRKAPMIDLDSDYYKTVEDFDRHFPYGVPSLKEASSLTIYGDWTFGKNVTVVGTVVLEDDNGEPNFVNDNTVLEGGIIEG; from the coding sequence ATGAGCGATGCAGCAGGCCTCACGGCCGCCCAGACCAAGATGAAGGAGGCCGGCGTCAGCCAGGCCGCGATCGACGTGTTCACGCACTACTACGGGGAGCTCGAGGCCGGCGCGACCGGGCTCATCCTCGAGGACACGATCGAACCTCTGCTGGACCCGGCGAAGCTCGACGACGTCGACATCTCCGAGGAGGCGGCGAACGAGGCGCTCGCCAAGACCGCGATCATCAAGCTCAACGGCGGCCTCGGCACCTCGATGGGCATGGACCGCGCGAAGTCGCTCCTGCCCGTCCGCGACGGCAAGAGCTTCCTCGACCTGATCGCGGAGCAGATCACCAAGGCCCGCGGCGCCTCGGGCGCACGCCTGCCGCTGCTGCTCATGAACAGCTTCCGCACGACCGAGGACTCGCTCGCCGAGCTCGCGTCCCACGAGGATCTGGCCCTCGAGGGCCTGCCGCTCGACTTCCTCCAGAACAAGGAGCCGAAGCTGCTCGTGGACGGGCTCACCCCCGCCGAGTGGCCCCAGGACCCCGAGCTCGAGTGGTGCCCCCCTGGCCACGGTGACATCTACACCGCCATCCTTGCGTCCGGCGCGCTCGACGCCCTGCTCGACGCGGGCTTCCGCTACGCGTGCGTGTCCAACTCCGACAACCTGGGCGCGGTCCCGAGCGCGAAGCTCGCGGGCTGGTTCGCCGCCTCGGGCGCGCCGTACGCCGCAGAGCTGTGCCCCCGCACCGCGATGGACCGCAAGGGCGGCCACCTCGCGATCCGCAAGTCCGATGGCCAGCTGATCCTGCGCGACACCGCGCAGACGGCCGAGGACGAGATGCACTTCTTCACCGACGAGTTCCACCACCCGTTCTTCCACACGAACAACCTGTGGTGGGACCTCGAGAAGCTCAAGGCGGCGCTCACCGAGCGCGGCGCGGTTCTCGGTCTCCCCCTGATCCGTAACAAGAAGACGGTGGACCCGACCGACAAGGAGTCGCCCGAGGTCTTCCAGATCGAGACCGCGATGGGCGCCGCGATCGAGGTGTTCGAGGGCGCGACCGCGATCGTCGTGGGCCGCGACCGCTTCCTGCCGGTCAAGACGACGAACGAGCTGCTCCTCCTGCGCTCGGACGCCTACACGCTCGACGAGGACGGCGCGCTGCGCCTCGCAGTCCGCAAGGCGCCGATGATCGACCTCGACTCGGACTACTACAAGACCGTCGAGGACTTCGACCGGCACTTCCCCTACGGCGTGCCCTCACTCAAGGAGGCCTCGTCCCTGACGATCTACGGCGACTGGACGTTCGGCAAGAACGTGACCGTCGTCGGCACCGTGGTGCTCGAGGACGACAACGGCGAGCCGAACTTCGTGAACGACAACACGGTGCTCGAGGGCGGCATCATCGAGGGCTGA
- the glf gene encoding UDP-galactopyranose mutase, with amino-acid sequence MDADLLVVGTGLFGLTVAERAAEELGLRVLMIDRRDHLGGNAYSEADPETGIEIHRYGAHLFHTSNERVWEYVNRFTSFTDYQHRVYTTHAGEVFPMPINLGTINQFFRSAMTPGEARERVASDAAELGDKEPENLEEKAISLIGRPLYEAFIRDYTAKQWQTPLTELPPGIISRLPVRYTYNNRYFNDTYEGLPVDGYTAWLERMADHPNIEVRLETDFFDTTQEASKAAVGSIPIVYTGAVDRYFDYSAGHLSWRTLDFERENLDLDDFQGTTVMNYPDAEFPYTRIHEFKHFHPERDYPAGKTVIMREFSRFAEGDDEPYYPVNTSEDRERLATYRELMAGEKDVWFGGRLGTYQYLDMHMAIASALTMVSERIVPRFGGTA; translated from the coding sequence ATGGATGCAGATCTGCTTGTCGTCGGGACCGGCCTGTTCGGCCTCACCGTCGCGGAGCGCGCCGCCGAGGAGCTCGGCCTGCGCGTGCTCATGATCGACCGCAGGGATCACCTGGGAGGCAACGCCTACAGCGAGGCCGACCCCGAGACCGGGATCGAGATCCACCGCTACGGCGCTCACCTGTTCCACACGTCGAACGAGCGTGTGTGGGAGTACGTCAACAGGTTCACCTCCTTCACGGACTACCAGCACCGCGTCTACACGACGCACGCCGGCGAGGTCTTCCCGATGCCGATCAACCTCGGGACCATCAACCAGTTCTTCCGCAGTGCGATGACGCCTGGCGAGGCGCGCGAGCGCGTCGCGAGCGATGCCGCCGAGCTCGGCGACAAGGAGCCGGAGAACCTCGAGGAGAAGGCGATCTCCCTGATCGGTCGCCCGCTGTACGAGGCCTTCATCCGCGACTACACGGCGAAGCAGTGGCAGACGCCGCTCACCGAGCTGCCTCCTGGCATCATCTCGCGCCTGCCCGTGCGCTACACGTACAACAACCGCTACTTCAACGACACCTACGAGGGCCTGCCGGTCGACGGCTACACCGCGTGGCTCGAGCGGATGGCCGACCACCCGAACATCGAGGTGCGGCTCGAGACCGACTTCTTCGACACGACGCAGGAGGCCTCGAAGGCCGCCGTGGGCTCGATCCCGATCGTCTACACGGGCGCGGTCGACCGCTACTTCGACTACTCGGCCGGCCACCTGTCGTGGCGCACGCTCGACTTCGAGCGCGAGAACCTGGACCTCGACGACTTCCAGGGCACGACGGTGATGAACTACCCGGACGCGGAGTTCCCGTACACCCGCATCCACGAGTTCAAGCACTTCCACCCCGAGCGCGACTACCCGGCGGGCAAGACCGTCATCATGCGCGAGTTCTCGCGCTTCGCCGAGGGCGACGACGAGCCGTACTACCCGGTCAACACCTCCGAGGACCGCGAGCGGCTCGCCACGTACCGCGAGCTCATGGCGGGCGAGAAGGACGTGTGGTTCGGTGGCCGTCTCGGCACCTACCAGTACCTCGATATGCACATGGCGATCGCCTCCGCGCTCACGATGGTGAGCGAGCGCATCGTCCCGCGCTTCGGCGGCACCGCGTAG
- a CDS encoding DUF2332 domain-containing protein, protein MENRRWEPRSRTDLVDVASAVLRWSESAVDSPMYEYLATRIAADERMLRIVAQIERTPPLNLLFGGVRMGLTADDALAAWYPVLVGQGARLPDDELWDIFRAHVLDREDALLEIAASHRTQTNEAGRSAAVLPWIVEAAERFGEPVHLVDVGTSAGLNLCLDRYDHDYGDGIVPAGLPASTPLTLHCENRGRFDLPAATPPIASRIGLDLNPVDATDPAQAAWLEALVWPEHVDRLERLRAALAIRAETPVDLIAGDAIALLPTLHDTLPPGPVVVMHTVMAYQLTHSQQLDLDAAVTALAKSRRVARVAMEPAGAPTHTAIRTGLTRATATVRATAHAHGRWLDVP, encoded by the coding sequence GTGGAGAACAGGCGCTGGGAACCGCGGTCGCGAACCGATCTCGTCGACGTCGCGTCGGCCGTCCTGCGATGGTCGGAGTCCGCCGTCGACTCGCCGATGTACGAGTACCTCGCCACGCGGATCGCGGCCGACGAGCGCATGCTTCGCATCGTCGCGCAGATCGAGCGCACGCCACCCCTCAACCTCCTGTTCGGCGGCGTCCGGATGGGCCTCACCGCGGACGATGCGCTCGCGGCCTGGTATCCCGTGCTCGTGGGGCAGGGGGCGCGGCTCCCGGACGACGAGCTGTGGGACATCTTCCGCGCGCACGTCCTCGACCGCGAGGACGCGCTGCTCGAGATCGCGGCCTCGCACCGCACCCAGACCAACGAGGCGGGCCGGAGCGCTGCCGTGCTGCCGTGGATCGTCGAGGCCGCGGAGCGCTTCGGCGAGCCGGTCCACCTGGTCGACGTCGGCACCTCGGCGGGACTGAACCTATGCCTGGACCGGTACGACCACGACTACGGCGACGGCATCGTCCCCGCGGGCCTGCCCGCGTCGACCCCGCTCACACTGCACTGCGAGAACAGGGGACGGTTCGACCTGCCCGCCGCCACGCCGCCGATCGCGAGCCGGATCGGGCTGGACCTCAACCCCGTCGACGCGACCGATCCTGCGCAGGCCGCGTGGCTCGAGGCGCTCGTGTGGCCCGAGCACGTCGACCGCCTCGAGCGCCTGCGCGCCGCGCTCGCGATCCGCGCCGAGACTCCGGTCGACCTGATCGCGGGCGACGCGATCGCGCTGCTGCCGACGCTCCACGACACGCTCCCTCCTGGGCCGGTCGTCGTGATGCACACGGTCATGGCGTATCAGCTGACGCACTCGCAGCAGCTCGACCTTGACGCGGCGGTGACCGCCCTGGCCAAGAGCCGTCGCGTCGCGCGGGTGGCGATGGAGCCCGCGGGGGCGCCGACGCACACCGCGATCCGCACGGGGCTCACGCGGGCGACCGCCACAGTGAGGGCGACCGCGCACGCGCATGGGCGCTGGCTCGACGTTCCCTGA
- a CDS encoding glycosyltransferase family 2 protein — translation MASYLLDVLIPAYNAERFLPTCLASVRRAHRDGYRFLFIDDHSTDATPEILEAAAEESPFIEFVRNERNLGVAASRNVLHGQVDARYLTYLDVDDWYGEDHLESMVGAIGDLEVDFVRTDHVIVDGPQRTIARTPETQRGIRLDPANAFGVPGPRSPLNYLYIWAGIYDLERMDLADYAFHEHLRTASDRPWIWKLYLDQRSTAAIDLSTYFYRKSTNATALTQRGDSATLDFLVASEIILGMATEAGNARAVDKAVHSLLFLIDYHLERAGRLTPALRDELVARSSALLTACTDDSIAASLPVFSKRSLARLRPVLDARGAVA, via the coding sequence ATGGCCTCGTACCTGCTCGACGTCCTGATCCCCGCGTACAACGCGGAGCGCTTCCTGCCCACGTGCCTCGCGTCCGTCCGGCGCGCGCATCGCGACGGCTACCGGTTCCTCTTCATCGACGACCACTCGACCGACGCGACCCCCGAGATCCTCGAGGCGGCGGCAGAGGAGTCGCCGTTCATCGAGTTCGTGCGCAACGAGCGGAACCTGGGCGTCGCCGCGAGCCGCAACGTCCTGCACGGTCAGGTCGACGCCCGGTACCTCACGTACCTCGACGTCGACGACTGGTACGGCGAGGACCATCTCGAGTCGATGGTCGGCGCGATCGGCGACCTCGAAGTCGACTTCGTGCGCACCGACCACGTGATCGTCGACGGGCCGCAGCGCACGATCGCGCGCACGCCCGAGACTCAGCGAGGCATCCGGCTCGATCCGGCGAACGCCTTCGGCGTGCCGGGACCGCGATCCCCGCTCAACTACCTCTACATCTGGGCAGGCATCTACGACCTCGAGCGCATGGACCTCGCGGACTACGCCTTCCACGAGCACCTCAGGACCGCGAGCGACAGGCCGTGGATCTGGAAGCTCTACCTGGACCAGCGATCGACCGCCGCGATCGACCTCAGCACCTACTTCTACCGCAAGAGCACGAACGCGACGGCGCTCACGCAGCGCGGCGACTCGGCGACGCTCGACTTCCTGGTCGCGAGCGAGATCATTCTTGGTATGGCCACGGAGGCCGGCAACGCCCGCGCGGTCGACAAGGCCGTGCACAGCCTCCTGTTCCTGATCGACTACCACCTCGAGAGGGCCGGGCGCCTGACCCCCGCGCTGCGCGACGAGCTCGTCGCCCGGTCGTCGGCGCTCCTCACGGCGTGCACCGACGACAGCATCGCGGCCTCACTGCCCGTGTTCTCCAAGAGGTCGCTCGCACGGCTGCGTCCCGTGCTCGACGCGCGGGGGGCGGTGGCATGA
- a CDS encoding glycosyltransferase family 2 protein: MTTTRSSSDPRFDGIVYKNRWRDTFDGTVPADWEPTMSVSVIVPAFNSPTLDLTLASLAAQDYPEDLVEVIVIDDGSEPPVELGEHVHKNTRVMRIAEGDGWGRANGTMKAIDESTGDIIYWVDSDMVLFSDNIRSHAKWAHFIPEAATIGDKGFIEEWDLTPEQVFEAVKDDSVRELFSREGLHRHWSLDIYDQTDDLNDSAGHNYSTHMGATASVTRLVYDRTNRTDGRLRAGEDTEIAYQAWQGGAVFIPVHEGYAWHLGRATVTSHGKAVAHQNKPYFANRMPIPRGRRTATNRQWDVPYIRAVVHVDYDTAIYARACVDRLLAQTETDLQVDLIGPWSELTNPRRSVLKDPNNELYLVQEWYRAEGRVRMLEEEQPFFPSPYRMDVPITVGLDSRAVRTMMGRIHQPSIGRHYFTVDGHGVEAPITVTFGPAAARAAHYVDDPSEMDKAIASIWDLHWWSLSSGRAFDLRERPDDDSTRIYTMTDEADELARKVAEKEEEIVDLRKGSFAGVRRTVRRDFAKGRRFAARAARAAKRRLKG; encoded by the coding sequence GTGACGACTACACGATCAAGCAGCGATCCGCGTTTCGACGGCATCGTCTACAAGAACCGCTGGCGGGACACCTTCGACGGCACCGTGCCGGCCGACTGGGAGCCGACCATGTCGGTGTCCGTCATCGTCCCCGCGTTCAACAGCCCCACGCTCGACCTCACTCTCGCGTCGCTCGCGGCGCAGGACTACCCCGAGGACCTCGTCGAGGTCATCGTCATCGACGACGGCAGCGAGCCGCCCGTCGAGCTCGGTGAGCACGTCCACAAGAACACCCGCGTGATGCGCATCGCCGAGGGCGACGGCTGGGGCCGCGCCAACGGCACCATGAAGGCCATCGACGAGTCGACGGGCGACATCATCTACTGGGTCGACTCCGACATGGTGCTGTTCTCCGACAACATCCGGAGCCACGCGAAGTGGGCGCACTTCATCCCCGAGGCCGCGACGATCGGCGACAAGGGCTTCATCGAGGAGTGGGACCTCACCCCCGAGCAGGTCTTCGAGGCGGTCAAGGACGACAGCGTGCGCGAGCTGTTCTCGCGCGAGGGCCTCCACCGCCACTGGTCGCTCGACATCTACGACCAGACCGACGACCTGAACGACTCGGCCGGCCACAACTACTCGACCCACATGGGTGCGACCGCGTCGGTCACCCGGCTCGTGTACGACCGCACCAACCGCACCGACGGCCGCCTGCGCGCAGGCGAGGACACCGAGATCGCGTACCAGGCGTGGCAGGGGGGCGCGGTGTTCATCCCCGTGCACGAGGGCTACGCTTGGCACCTGGGGCGCGCGACCGTGACGAGCCACGGCAAGGCCGTCGCCCACCAGAACAAGCCGTACTTCGCCAACCGCATGCCGATCCCGCGCGGTCGCCGCACTGCGACGAACCGCCAGTGGGATGTGCCCTACATCCGCGCGGTCGTCCACGTGGACTACGACACCGCGATCTACGCGCGCGCGTGCGTCGACCGGCTTCTCGCGCAGACCGAGACCGACCTCCAGGTCGACCTCATCGGTCCCTGGTCCGAGCTGACCAACCCGCGCCGGAGCGTGCTCAAGGACCCGAACAACGAGCTCTACCTGGTCCAGGAGTGGTACCGCGCCGAGGGTCGGGTCCGCATGCTCGAGGAGGAGCAGCCGTTCTTCCCGTCGCCGTATCGCATGGACGTGCCCATCACCGTCGGGCTCGACTCTCGCGCCGTCCGGACGATGATGGGTCGGATCCACCAGCCGTCGATCGGGCGCCACTACTTCACCGTCGACGGCCACGGCGTCGAGGCGCCGATCACGGTGACCTTCGGGCCCGCAGCGGCCCGGGCCGCCCACTACGTGGACGACCCCTCCGAGATGGACAAGGCGATCGCCAGCATCTGGGACCTCCACTGGTGGAGCCTCAGCTCGGGACGGGCGTTCGACCTGCGCGAGCGGCCCGACGACGACTCCACTCGCATTTACACGATGACCGACGAGGCCGACGAGCTCGCGCGCAAGGTCGCCGAGAAGGAGGAGGAGATCGTGGATCTCCGCAAGGGCTCCTTCGCCGGCGTGCGCCGGACCGTCCGGCGCGACTTCGCGAAGGGCCGCAGGTTCGCGGCTCGTGCCGCGCGTGCCGCCAAGCGTCGACTGAAGGGCTAG